Proteins from a genomic interval of Choristoneura fumiferana chromosome 12, NRCan_CFum_1, whole genome shotgun sequence:
- the LOC141433815 gene encoding ubiquitin carboxyl-terminal hydrolase-like, giving the protein MAAVALPMESNPDTMNKYLQKLGVPDKWRMVDVIGLEGEALSWVPRPVLAIVLLFPLSDAYERHRAEQEIELQSKTPEVPKDVFHLKQVLSNVCGTIALVHSVANNTHQIELSDGLLKRYLNDAQGLDAAAKGVLLENTAAILDAYKDIIRSASHDVVDAEEPVNNHFVTFVHKDGHLYELDGRKSFPIDHGPTTPDTLLEDTAKVCREFIKRDPDNIGFNIVALVPSQ; this is encoded by the coding sequence atggCTGCGGTCGCTTTACCAATGGAGTCGAACCCCGATACCATGAATAAATACTTGCAGAAGTTGGGCGTGCCGGACAAGTGGCGTATGGTGGACGTTATCGGGCTGGAAGGCGAGGCATTGTCCTGGGTACCGCGCCCCGTCCTTGCCATAGTACTGCTGTTCCCTCTTTCGGATGCTTATGAAAGACACCGCGCCGAGCAAGAGATTGAGCTGCAGTCTAAGACACCAGAGGTCCCAAAGGACGTGTTCCATCTAAAACAGGTTTTGAGCAACGTTTGCGGTACTATTGCTTTGGTTCATAGTGTTGCCAATAACACTCATCAAATCGAGCTGAGCGATGGACTCCTAAAGCGGTATCTGAACGACGCCCAGGGCTTAGACGCCGCAGCCAAGGGAGTGCTTCTTGAGAACACTGCCGCAATCCTCGATGCGTATAAGGATATCATTCGCTCCGCCAGTCACGACGTAGTAGACGCTGAGGAACCGGTCAATAATCATTTCGTCACTTTTGTCCACAAGGACGGACATCTCTACGAACTGGATGGACGCAAATCCTTCCCTATAGACCATGGGCCCACCACCCCTGATACTCTGTTGGAGGACACGGCGAAAGTTTGTCGTGAATTCATCAAAAGAGATCCCGACAACATCGGGTTCAATATCGTGGCCTTAGTGCCGTCTCAGTGA